In Eubalaena glacialis isolate mEubGla1 chromosome 4, mEubGla1.1.hap2.+ XY, whole genome shotgun sequence, one DNA window encodes the following:
- the OTULINL gene encoding inactive ubiquitin thioesterase OTULINL isoform X1 has translation MAARRSLPRERERQRPGDPAAGNHQVHSWTLVTSQALDTAWRVAKGSVTLAVSFLVGTLCYFRSLHLYLGHRLKRWIGYLQRRFKRNLSVEAEVDLLSYCAREWKGETPHAKLMRKAYKELFWQRHIKCVRQVRRDNYDALRSVLFQVFSQGLSFPSWMKEKDIAKLPEKLLFSQGCNWIQQYSFGPEKYTGSNVFGKLRKCVELLKTQWTEFSGIKDYHKRGSMCNILFSDAILEYKLYEALKFIMLYQVTEAYEQMKTKNVIPSLFRLLFTRETSSDPLSFMMNHLNSVGDTCGLEQIDMFVLGYSLEVKIKVFRLFRFNSRDFEVCYPEESLREWPEVSLLTENDRHYHIPVF, from the exons ATGGCGGCGCGGAGGAGCCTCCCGCGGGAGCGGGAGCGGCAACGACCTGGCGACCCCGCCGCAG GAAATCACCAAGTTCACTCCTGGACACTCGTCACCAGCCAAGCCTTAGATACCGCGTGGAGAGTAGCAAAGGGGTCAGTGACGTTGGCAGTTTCATTTCTGGTGGGCACCCTCTGCTACTTTAGAAGCCTACATTTATATTTAGGGCACCGGCTGAAAAG GTGGATTGGATATCTGCAGAGGAGattcaaaa GGAACCTCAGCGTGGAGGCAGAAGTTGATTTACTCAGTTATTGTGCAAGAGAATGGAAAGGGGAGACACCCCATGCCAAGCTGATGAGGAAG GCTTACAAGGAGCTGTTTTGGCAGCGGCACATTAAATGTGTTCGACAAGTAAGGAGAGACAACTACGACGCACTAAGGTCGGTGCTCTTCCAAGTCTTCAGCCAGGGCCTCTCTTTCCCATCCTGGATGAAAGAGAAAGATATTGCGAAG CTTCCTGAAAAACTGCTCTTTTCACAAGGTTGTAATTGGATCCAGCAATACAGTTTTGGTCCTGAGAAGTATACAGGTTCGAATGTGTTTGGAAAATTACGTAAATGTGTGGAATTATTGAAAACACAG tgGACTGAATTTAGTGGAATTAAAGATTATCACAAGAGAGGAAGCATGTGCAACATCCTTTTTTCTGATGCTATCCTGGAATATAAACTTTACGAAGCTCTGAAGTTCATCATGCTCTATCAAGTCACTGAGGCTTATGAACAAATGAAGACCAAAAATGTCATTCCCAGTCTTTTTCGACTCCTGTTTACCCGGGAAACCTCTTCCGACCCTTTGAGCTTCATGATGAATCACCTGAATTCTGTAGGTGACACGTGTGGACTAGAGCAG ATTGATATGTTTGTACTTGGATACTCCCTGGAAGTAAAGATAAAAGTGTTCAGACTGTTCAGGTTTAACTCCAGAGACTTTGAAGTCTGCTACCCAGAGGAGTCGCTCAGGGAGTGGCCGGAGGTCTCCCTGCTGACCGAGAATGACCGCCACTATCACATTCCTGTCTTTTAA
- the OTULINL gene encoding inactive ubiquitin thioesterase OTULINL isoform X3: MAARRSLPRERERQRPGDPAAGNHQVHSWTLVTSQALDTAWRVAKGSVTLAVSFLVGTLCYFRSLHLYLGHRLKRWIGYLQRRFKRNLSVEAEVDLLSYCAREWKGETPHAKLMRKAYKELFWQRHIKCVRQVRRDNYDALRSVLFQVFSQGLSFPSWMKEKDIAKLPEKLLFSQGCNWIQQYSFGPEKYTGSNVFGKLRKCVELLKTQWTEFSGIKDYHKRGSMCNILFSDAILEYKLYEALKFIMLYQVTEAYEQMKTKNVIPSLFRLLFTRETSSDPLSFMMNHLNSVGDTCGLEQFFFPGSVLCDFFRLLPRERRFSACPLPSTPQTFVPSPVPTPWSMCGSVSKYIVIS; encoded by the exons ATGGCGGCGCGGAGGAGCCTCCCGCGGGAGCGGGAGCGGCAACGACCTGGCGACCCCGCCGCAG GAAATCACCAAGTTCACTCCTGGACACTCGTCACCAGCCAAGCCTTAGATACCGCGTGGAGAGTAGCAAAGGGGTCAGTGACGTTGGCAGTTTCATTTCTGGTGGGCACCCTCTGCTACTTTAGAAGCCTACATTTATATTTAGGGCACCGGCTGAAAAG GTGGATTGGATATCTGCAGAGGAGattcaaaa GGAACCTCAGCGTGGAGGCAGAAGTTGATTTACTCAGTTATTGTGCAAGAGAATGGAAAGGGGAGACACCCCATGCCAAGCTGATGAGGAAG GCTTACAAGGAGCTGTTTTGGCAGCGGCACATTAAATGTGTTCGACAAGTAAGGAGAGACAACTACGACGCACTAAGGTCGGTGCTCTTCCAAGTCTTCAGCCAGGGCCTCTCTTTCCCATCCTGGATGAAAGAGAAAGATATTGCGAAG CTTCCTGAAAAACTGCTCTTTTCACAAGGTTGTAATTGGATCCAGCAATACAGTTTTGGTCCTGAGAAGTATACAGGTTCGAATGTGTTTGGAAAATTACGTAAATGTGTGGAATTATTGAAAACACAG tgGACTGAATTTAGTGGAATTAAAGATTATCACAAGAGAGGAAGCATGTGCAACATCCTTTTTTCTGATGCTATCCTGGAATATAAACTTTACGAAGCTCTGAAGTTCATCATGCTCTATCAAGTCACTGAGGCTTATGAACAAATGAAGACCAAAAATGTCATTCCCAGTCTTTTTCGACTCCTGTTTACCCGGGAAACCTCTTCCGACCCTTTGAGCTTCATGATGAATCACCTGAATTCTGTAGGTGACACGTGTGGACTAGAGCAG tttttttttccaggcagcgttctctgtgatttcttcagGCTACTCCCCAGAGAGAGACGTTTCTCCGCTtgtcccctgccctccacaccGCAGACGTTCGTCCCCAGCCCCGTGCCCACTCCCTGGTCTATGTGTGGGTCTGTCAGCAAGTACATCGTCATCTCATGA
- the OTULINL gene encoding inactive ubiquitin thioesterase OTULINL isoform X2, whose translation MEHEEVVTWLTSLPLGSHSGNHQVHSWTLVTSQALDTAWRVAKGSVTLAVSFLVGTLCYFRSLHLYLGHRLKRWIGYLQRRFKRNLSVEAEVDLLSYCAREWKGETPHAKLMRKAYKELFWQRHIKCVRQVRRDNYDALRSVLFQVFSQGLSFPSWMKEKDIAKLPEKLLFSQGCNWIQQYSFGPEKYTGSNVFGKLRKCVELLKTQWTEFSGIKDYHKRGSMCNILFSDAILEYKLYEALKFIMLYQVTEAYEQMKTKNVIPSLFRLLFTRETSSDPLSFMMNHLNSVGDTCGLEQIDMFVLGYSLEVKIKVFRLFRFNSRDFEVCYPEESLREWPEVSLLTENDRHYHIPVF comes from the exons ATGGAGCATGAAGAAGTGGTCACGTGGTTGACTTCTCTCCCGCTTGGGTCACACTCAG GAAATCACCAAGTTCACTCCTGGACACTCGTCACCAGCCAAGCCTTAGATACCGCGTGGAGAGTAGCAAAGGGGTCAGTGACGTTGGCAGTTTCATTTCTGGTGGGCACCCTCTGCTACTTTAGAAGCCTACATTTATATTTAGGGCACCGGCTGAAAAG GTGGATTGGATATCTGCAGAGGAGattcaaaa GGAACCTCAGCGTGGAGGCAGAAGTTGATTTACTCAGTTATTGTGCAAGAGAATGGAAAGGGGAGACACCCCATGCCAAGCTGATGAGGAAG GCTTACAAGGAGCTGTTTTGGCAGCGGCACATTAAATGTGTTCGACAAGTAAGGAGAGACAACTACGACGCACTAAGGTCGGTGCTCTTCCAAGTCTTCAGCCAGGGCCTCTCTTTCCCATCCTGGATGAAAGAGAAAGATATTGCGAAG CTTCCTGAAAAACTGCTCTTTTCACAAGGTTGTAATTGGATCCAGCAATACAGTTTTGGTCCTGAGAAGTATACAGGTTCGAATGTGTTTGGAAAATTACGTAAATGTGTGGAATTATTGAAAACACAG tgGACTGAATTTAGTGGAATTAAAGATTATCACAAGAGAGGAAGCATGTGCAACATCCTTTTTTCTGATGCTATCCTGGAATATAAACTTTACGAAGCTCTGAAGTTCATCATGCTCTATCAAGTCACTGAGGCTTATGAACAAATGAAGACCAAAAATGTCATTCCCAGTCTTTTTCGACTCCTGTTTACCCGGGAAACCTCTTCCGACCCTTTGAGCTTCATGATGAATCACCTGAATTCTGTAGGTGACACGTGTGGACTAGAGCAG ATTGATATGTTTGTACTTGGATACTCCCTGGAAGTAAAGATAAAAGTGTTCAGACTGTTCAGGTTTAACTCCAGAGACTTTGAAGTCTGCTACCCAGAGGAGTCGCTCAGGGAGTGGCCGGAGGTCTCCCTGCTGACCGAGAATGACCGCCACTATCACATTCCTGTCTTTTAA